A single Candoia aspera isolate rCanAsp1 chromosome 5, rCanAsp1.hap2, whole genome shotgun sequence DNA region contains:
- the LNX2 gene encoding ligand of Numb protein X 2, with protein sequence MMGTSNEEMVSAEQNLNPLCFECGQQHWTRENHLYNYQNEVDDDLVCHICLQPLLQPLDTPCGHTFCYKCLRNFLQEKDFCPLDRKRLHFKLCKKSSILVHKLLDKLLVLCPFSLVCEEVMQRCDLEAHLKNRCPGASNRRAALERRINSKLQADMESENENTVGDHLDSQSPEVEHGGTGMVSVEQNMISATVPVWTDESGLDNPAFEENTGTDTTHQPSSLPEGEITTIEIHRSNPYIELGISIVGGNETPLINIVIQEVYRDGIIARDGRLLAGDQVLQVNNLDISNVSHNHARAILSQPCTSLHLTVLRERRFVSRTHNHSDSPPQREDSFHLTLHKRDSSEQLGIKLVRRTDEPGVFILDLLEGGLAAQDGRLCSNDKVLAINGHDLKHGTPELAAHIIQASGERVSLTISRPTKSQIVSILRDGGTHPISHHQSYQLYHSNRPSPHKDLSQCVTCQEKHITVKKEPHESLGMTVAGGRGSKSGELPIFVTSVQPHGCLARDGRIKRGDVLMNINGIDLTNLSHSEAVAMLKASAASSVVALKALEVQIAEEQPQANDEQLSTISENEYDASWSPSWVMWLGLPSCLHSCHDVVLRRSNLASWGFSIVGGYEENHANQPFFIKTIVLGTPAYFDGRLKCGDMIVAVNGLSTMGMSHSALVPMLKEQRNKVTLTVICWPGSLV encoded by the exons ATGATGGGCACTTCAAATGAAGAGATGGTCTCAGCGGAACAGAACTTGAACCCACTCTGCTTTGAATGTGGCCAACAGCACTGGACAAGAGAGAATCACTTGTACAATTATCAGAATGAGGTGGACGATGACTTGGTTTGCCATATTTGCCTTCAACCCTTGCTACAGCCATTAGACACGCCTTGCGGTCACACATTCTGCTATAAGTGCCTACGGAATTTTCTGCAAGAGAAGGATTTCTGTCCCTTAGACCGCAAAAGGCTCCATTTTAAATTGTGCAAAAAATCTAGCATCCTTGTTCACAAACTGCTTGACAAGCTCTTGGTGCTGTGTCCCTTTTCTTTGGTATGTGAAGAGGTAATGCAGAGATGTGACTTGGAAGCACACTTGAAAAACAG ATGTCCTGGGGCTTCCAATCGAAGGGCTGCCTTGGAGAGAAGAATAAACAGCAAATTGCAGGCAGACATGGAAAGTGAAAATGAGAACACTGTGGGAGATCATCTTGACTCCCAGTCACCTGAAGTAGAGCATGGTGGGACTGGAATGGTGTCAGTGGAGCAGAACATGATATCAGCTACAGTTCCAGTGTGGACAGATGAGTCTGGCCTTGACAACCCTGCCTTTGAGGAGAACACAGGAACTGAca CAACCCATCAGCCATCAAGTTTACCAGAAGGTGAGATCACCACCATTGAAATTCATCGGTCCAATCCTTATATTGAATTGGGAATTAGCATAGTGGGTGGCAATGAAACACCTTTGATCAACATTGTTATTCAAGAGGTTTATCGCGATGGGATCATTGCCAGAGATGGAAGGCTCCTTGCTGGAGATCAAGTACTGCAA gTGAATAACTTGGACATCAGTAACGTGTCTCACAACCATGCCAGGGCCATCCTTTCCCAGCCCTGTACATCGCTGCATCTCACCGTCCTCCGAGAGAGACGATTTGTAAGCCGAACACACAACCACAGTGATAGCCCTCCCCAGCGAGAGGATAGCTTCCATCTGACCCTACACAAACGAGACTCCAGTGAACAGCTTGGCATTAAGCTGGTGCGCAGGACAGATGAGCCAGGGGTATTTATtcttgaccttctggaaggggggCTGGCTGCTCAGGATGGCCGACTCTGTAGCAACgacaaggtgttggctatcaatGGGCATGACCTGAAGCATGGCACACCTGAACTGGCTGCCCATATTATCCAG GCCAGCGGCGAGAGGGTGAGCCTAACCATTTCTAGGCCTACCAAGTCCCAAATTGTGAGCATTCTCAGAGATGGAGGAACACATCCCATCAGTCACCATCAATCCTATCAGCTGTATCACAGCAACAGGCCAAGCCCACATAAG GACCTCTCACAATGTGTGACTTGTCAAGAGAAGCACATCACAGTGAAGAAGGAGCCCCATGAATCCCTTGGCATGACAGTAGCAGGAGGCCGAGGCAGCAAAAGTGGGGAATTGCCAATATTTGTTACAAGTGTACAGCCTCACGGCTGTCTGGCAAGAGATGGCAGGATCAAAAGAG GTGATGTGTTAATGAATATTAACGGCATTGATCTGACCAATCTGAGTCATAGTGAGGCTGTGGCTATGCTCAAAGCCAGTGCTGCTTCCTCGGTTGTTGCTCTGAAAGCTCTAGAGGTCCAGATTGCTGAAGAACAGCCCCAGGCAAATGATGAGCAGCTGAGCACCATCAGCGAGAACGAATATGATGCTAGCTGGTCACCATCTTGGGTTATGTGGTTAGGACTTCCAAG CTGCCTGCATAGTTGCCATGATGTTGTGCTACGAAGGAGCAATCTAGCAAGCTGGGGGTTCAGCATTGTTGGTGGCTACGAGGAAAATCACGCAAACCAGCCTTTCTTCATTAAAACAATTGTTCTGGGAACACCGGCATATTTTGATGGAAGACTCAA ATGTGGCGATATGATTGTTGCTGTCAATGGACTTTCAACCATGGGTATGAGCCATTCGGCGCTGGTTCCTATGTTGAAGGAACAGAGAAACAAAGTAACACTGACCGTTATCTGCTGGCCAGGAAGTCTTGTATAG